From the genome of Haloarcula limicola, one region includes:
- a CDS encoding aspartate aminotransferase family protein, translating into MSGFVFNEKPIQIERGDGAYVYDDSGTEYLDMGASYACVPLGHGHDAVQEAVTEQFEKLTYVQASYPNAQRTALYELLADTAPDPIDKTWLCNSGTEANEAALKFARSATGNSKIVATMKGFHGRTMGALATTWKSKYKKPYEPLIGDVEFVPYDDAEALSEAVDDDTAAFIVEPVQGEGGINPASTEYLEAAREITEETGTALIFDEVQTGMGRTGALWNSQRADVTPDMITSAKGLGNGFPVGATLCRDWIAEDYGSHASTFSGGPVISAAAGATVSTMLEEDVPENAAAMGEYLQAELESAIGDEVRDIRGEGLMVGVEVGRGANKALKQLALNHQVLALPAGRTVVRLLPPLTIDEDHADAVVEAMAEVVG; encoded by the coding sequence ATGAGCGGATTCGTCTTCAACGAGAAACCCATCCAGATAGAGCGCGGCGACGGCGCGTACGTCTACGACGATAGCGGTACCGAATACCTCGACATGGGCGCGTCCTACGCCTGCGTCCCGCTCGGGCACGGCCACGACGCGGTACAGGAGGCCGTCACCGAGCAGTTCGAGAAGTTGACCTACGTACAGGCGTCCTATCCGAACGCCCAGCGGACGGCGCTGTACGAACTGCTCGCCGACACCGCGCCGGATCCCATCGACAAGACGTGGCTCTGTAACTCCGGGACCGAGGCCAACGAGGCGGCGCTGAAGTTCGCCCGCTCGGCCACCGGGAACTCCAAGATCGTCGCCACGATGAAGGGATTCCACGGTCGGACGATGGGCGCGCTCGCCACGACGTGGAAGAGCAAGTACAAGAAGCCCTACGAGCCGCTCATCGGCGACGTGGAGTTCGTCCCCTACGACGACGCGGAGGCGCTCTCCGAGGCCGTCGACGACGACACCGCCGCGTTCATCGTCGAACCGGTGCAGGGCGAGGGCGGCATCAACCCCGCCTCGACCGAGTACCTCGAAGCGGCCCGCGAGATAACCGAGGAGACGGGCACGGCGCTCATCTTCGACGAGGTCCAGACCGGGATGGGCCGGACCGGCGCGCTGTGGAACTCCCAGCGCGCGGACGTGACGCCCGACATGATCACGTCGGCGAAGGGACTCGGCAACGGCTTCCCCGTCGGCGCGACGCTCTGCCGGGACTGGATCGCCGAGGACTACGGCTCGCACGCCTCGACGTTCTCCGGCGGGCCGGTCATCTCCGCCGCGGCGGGCGCGACGGTCTCGACGATGCTGGAGGAGGACGTTCCCGAGAACGCCGCCGCGATGGGCGAGTACCTCCAGGCGGAACTGGAATCGGCCATCGGCGACGAGGTCCGCGATATCCGCGGCGAGGGCCTGATGGTCGGCGTCGAAGTCGGCCGGGGTGCGAACAAGGCGCTGAAGCAACTCGCGCTGAACCATCAGGTGCTCGCGCTGCCCGCGGGCCGGACCGTCGTTCGCCTGCTCCCGCCGCTGACTATCGACGAGGACCACGCCGACGCCGTGGTCGAAGCCATGGCGGAGGTCGTCGGATGA
- a CDS encoding DUF7317 family protein has translation MSRKSFTAALTLYRSRTLTLEQAASHSGVSPSQFESALRSRGVPVREQPTRSPADAAE, from the coding sequence ATGTCACGTAAATCGTTCACGGCGGCCCTGACCCTGTACCGCAGCCGAACGCTCACGCTCGAACAGGCGGCCAGTCACAGCGGCGTCTCGCCGTCGCAGTTCGAATCGGCCCTCCGTTCGCGCGGGGTTCCGGTACGCGAGCAGCCGACGAGGTCCCCCGCTGACGCCGCGGAGTGA
- a CDS encoding SDR family oxidoreductase has translation MARDLSSGDGILVTGASSGIGAATVRRVASDGADVALLARREDRLRELADDVADEFDVTTHVAPADVSDPAQVAAAVESTVETLGSLDGVVVNAGLGRGDDVETMTDDEYRTMMDVNVDGAFYTARESLSYLRESAGILVFIGSFAGQYPRPFNPVYAATKWWIRGFAMSLSGQVGGDEVGVTVVNPTEVRSEFGSEEGESFEDRFDPGEVTEPEEIADAVAFALAQEPPTMINDIDVYRRDKFSGF, from the coding sequence ATGGCACGTGATTTGTCGAGCGGAGACGGTATCCTGGTCACGGGAGCGAGTTCGGGGATCGGAGCGGCGACCGTCCGCCGAGTCGCCAGCGACGGCGCGGACGTGGCGTTACTCGCCCGCCGCGAGGACCGGCTCAGAGAGCTCGCGGACGACGTCGCCGACGAGTTCGACGTGACGACCCACGTCGCCCCGGCGGACGTCAGCGACCCCGCGCAGGTCGCGGCGGCGGTCGAGTCGACCGTCGAGACGCTCGGGTCGCTCGACGGCGTCGTCGTCAACGCCGGCCTCGGTCGCGGCGACGACGTGGAGACGATGACCGACGACGAGTACCGGACGATGATGGACGTGAACGTCGACGGGGCGTTCTACACCGCTCGCGAGTCGCTCTCGTACCTGCGCGAGAGCGCCGGGATACTGGTCTTCATCGGCAGTTTCGCCGGGCAGTACCCCCGACCGTTCAACCCCGTCTACGCCGCCACGAAGTGGTGGATTCGCGGCTTCGCGATGAGTCTCTCGGGACAGGTCGGCGGCGACGAGGTAGGCGTTACAGTCGTCAACCCGACGGAGGTCCGCTCGGAGTTCGGCAGCGAGGAGGGCGAGTCCTTCGAGGACCGCTTCGACCCCGGCGAAGTCACCGAACCCGAGGAGATAGCCGACGCCGTCGCCTTCGCGCTGGCCCAGGAGCCGCCGACCATGATCAACGATATCGACGTCTATCGTAGGGACAAGTTCAGCGGTTTCTGA
- a CDS encoding Gfo/Idh/MocA family protein, with amino-acid sequence MTVDIGVVGAGGMAETHADNFDSVDARLVGVCSRTEESARELAESHGAETYPDAETMFRTGDLDAVLVTVPPSAHGEYERLAAEHGVDFFVEKPLALSRETARDVRDAVEAADLVTQVGHQFRYADIVERAHELLGDRTLAQIEGRWVDAVSPLPWWSRKAESGGQLVEQSAHVFDLVRDFGGEVADLAAFGGHRVVTQEIDFADASVVAMRHDSGVVSQVASTSASPEKDVSLELVAEDCRLELDFVAGTLTGTVDDESIRFEGEQRPYERELAAFVEAVETDDPSHPRSTYPDALRTFELTLDADEALDIA; translated from the coding sequence ATGACCGTCGATATCGGCGTTGTCGGTGCCGGCGGAATGGCGGAGACCCACGCGGACAATTTCGACTCGGTCGACGCCAGACTCGTCGGCGTCTGCTCGCGGACCGAAGAGAGCGCCCGGGAACTCGCCGAATCACACGGGGCGGAGACGTATCCGGACGCGGAGACGATGTTCCGGACGGGAGATCTCGACGCCGTCCTCGTCACCGTTCCGCCGTCCGCTCACGGCGAATACGAGCGACTGGCCGCGGAACACGGCGTCGATTTCTTCGTCGAGAAACCGCTCGCGCTCTCCCGGGAGACCGCCCGGGACGTCCGCGACGCCGTCGAGGCGGCCGACCTCGTCACCCAGGTCGGCCACCAGTTCCGCTACGCCGACATCGTCGAGCGGGCTCACGAACTCCTCGGCGACCGCACTCTCGCGCAGATAGAGGGGCGATGGGTCGACGCCGTCTCGCCGCTGCCGTGGTGGAGTCGGAAGGCCGAGTCGGGGGGCCAACTCGTCGAACAGTCCGCACACGTCTTCGACCTCGTGCGGGACTTCGGGGGCGAGGTCGCCGACCTCGCGGCTTTCGGCGGCCACCGCGTCGTCACGCAGGAGATCGACTTCGCCGACGCCTCGGTCGTCGCGATGCGTCACGACTCCGGCGTCGTCAGTCAGGTCGCCTCGACGTCGGCCTCGCCGGAGAAGGACGTGAGCCTCGAACTCGTCGCCGAGGACTGCCGGCTCGAACTCGACTTCGTCGCTGGTACGCTCACCGGGACTGTCGACGACGAGTCGATCCGGTTCGAGGGGGAACAGCGCCCCTACGAGAGGGAACTGGCGGCCTTCGTCGAGGCGGTCGAAACCGACGACCCGTCGCACCCGCGGTCGACGTATCCCGATGCGCTGCGGACGTTCGAACTCACTCTGGACGCCGACGAGGCGCTCGATATCGCGTGA
- the lysX gene encoding lysine biosynthesis protein LysX, with the protein MKVGMLYSRIRKDEKLLLSELRERDHEVVKIDVRKQQFNISDAPEEFEDLDLVVDRCLATSRSVYATKFAAAYNVPVVNGPDVAEVCSDKVKNSLALVEAGVPTPDTDVAFTKDAALESIEEFGYPCVLKPVVGSWGRLMAKIDSRDAAEAILEHKETLGHYEHKIFYVQEFVEKPGRDIRVLAVDGEPVAAMVRSSDHWLTNAAKGAETNTFELDDRALELVEKASDAVGGGLLGVDLMEVGYDEESGEFEEYTVHEVNHTVEFKALNEVTDVDVPAEVVDWLESKAASESDAEVTA; encoded by the coding sequence ATGAAGGTCGGAATGCTCTACTCGCGCATCCGCAAGGACGAGAAGCTCCTGCTGTCGGAACTGCGCGAGCGCGATCACGAGGTCGTGAAGATCGACGTCCGCAAGCAGCAGTTCAACATCAGCGACGCGCCCGAGGAGTTCGAGGACCTTGACCTGGTCGTCGACCGCTGTCTGGCGACCTCCCGGAGCGTCTACGCGACGAAGTTCGCCGCGGCCTACAACGTGCCGGTCGTCAACGGCCCCGACGTCGCGGAGGTCTGCTCGGACAAGGTCAAGAACAGCCTCGCGCTGGTCGAAGCGGGCGTCCCGACGCCCGACACCGACGTGGCGTTCACGAAGGACGCCGCCCTCGAATCCATCGAGGAGTTCGGCTACCCCTGCGTGCTGAAGCCCGTCGTCGGGTCGTGGGGCCGCCTGATGGCCAAGATCGACTCCCGCGACGCCGCGGAGGCCATCCTCGAACACAAGGAGACGCTCGGACACTACGAGCACAAGATCTTCTACGTCCAGGAGTTTGTCGAGAAGCCCGGCCGGGACATCCGCGTGCTGGCCGTCGACGGCGAACCCGTCGCCGCGATGGTCCGCTCGTCGGACCACTGGCTCACCAACGCCGCGAAGGGCGCGGAGACGAACACCTTCGAACTGGACGACCGCGCGCTCGAACTGGTCGAGAAGGCCTCCGACGCCGTCGGCGGCGGGCTGCTCGGCGTCGACCTGATGGAGGTCGGTTACGACGAGGAGAGCGGCGAGTTCGAGGAGTACACGGTCCACGAGGTCAACCACACCGTCGAGTTCAAGGCGCTGAACGAGGTCACCGACGTCGACGTCCCGGCTGAGGTCGTCGACTGGCTCGAATCGAAGGCGGCAAGCGAGAGCGACGCGGAGGTCACCGCATGA
- the argF gene encoding ornithine carbamoyltransferase, with translation MDLLDVDDLTTDELTAVLDRAADIKAAPETYDDALDGQTLGMIFEKPSTRTRVSFETGMTKLGGHAVFLGPDDIHLGHGEPVKDTARALSRYVDFVMARVFDHADAEELAEYADVPVINALTDDAHPCQTLADLLTVREEFGGFEDVSVAWVGDGNNVCQSFVLGAAMTGIDLTVATPEGYEVTDDVLERAAEFDNAPATTHDPESAVEDADVVYTDVFVSMGQEDRREAKLADFDGFQVTTDLLGDRTLMHCLPAHRGEEVTDEVIESENAVVWDQAENRMHAQNGLLTWLADRK, from the coding sequence ATGGACCTGCTCGACGTCGACGACCTCACGACCGACGAACTGACCGCGGTGCTCGACCGCGCCGCCGACATCAAGGCCGCCCCCGAGACGTACGACGACGCGCTCGACGGCCAGACGCTGGGGATGATCTTCGAGAAGCCGTCGACGCGGACCCGCGTCTCCTTCGAGACGGGGATGACGAAACTCGGCGGTCACGCCGTCTTTCTCGGCCCGGACGACATCCACCTGGGCCACGGCGAACCCGTCAAGGACACGGCCCGGGCGCTCTCGCGGTACGTCGACTTCGTGATGGCCCGCGTCTTCGACCACGCCGACGCCGAGGAACTGGCCGAGTACGCCGACGTGCCGGTCATCAACGCCCTGACCGACGACGCCCACCCCTGCCAGACGCTCGCGGACTTACTGACCGTCCGCGAGGAGTTCGGCGGGTTCGAGGACGTCTCGGTGGCGTGGGTCGGTGACGGCAACAACGTCTGTCAGTCGTTCGTGCTGGGCGCGGCGATGACCGGCATCGACCTCACCGTCGCCACGCCCGAGGGGTACGAAGTGACCGACGACGTCCTGGAGCGGGCGGCCGAGTTCGACAACGCGCCCGCGACGACTCACGACCCCGAGTCGGCCGTCGAGGACGCCGACGTGGTCTACACGGACGTCTTCGTCAGCATGGGCCAGGAGGACCGCCGCGAGGCGAAACTCGCCGACTTTGACGGCTTCCAGGTCACCACCGACCTGCTCGGCGACCGCACGCTGATGCACTGCCTGCCCGCCCACCGCGGCGAGGAAGTGACCGACGAGGTTATCGAGTCGGAGAACGCCGTCGTCTGGGACCAGGCGGAGAACCGGATGCACGCGCAGAACGGGCTGCTGACGTGGCTGGCGGATAGAAAGTAG
- a CDS encoding [LysW]-lysine hydrolase: MSEAATIEADTEARELLEDIVRIPSVSRNEREAAERLVDFFEDHGREARLDEVGNVRAPADDGVLLTSHIDTVPGDIPVRIEKSEEGEVLWGRGSVDAKGPLCSMAVAAVRTGASFVGVVGEEVDSEGARYLVEDRESAPDAVVNGEPSGWEGITLGYRGLLAGTYVATSESGHSSRPENNAIQDAIDWWSAVEAEFDPDDWLPVFERVTCKPVDIDGGTSEDGLSVETTMDVQLRVPPEYTTDEIREIADGYLGNGTVNWDDQVEPVMQSPRTSVARAFRAAIRQHDGDPTLLRKTGTSDMNVFAQSWDCPMATYGPGDSDLDHAPNEHIHLAEYDRAVSVLTDVTERLL, encoded by the coding sequence ATGAGCGAAGCCGCCACTATCGAAGCCGACACCGAGGCCCGCGAACTGCTCGAAGACATCGTCCGCATCCCTTCGGTCTCGCGGAACGAACGCGAGGCCGCCGAGCGACTCGTCGACTTCTTCGAGGACCACGGTCGCGAGGCGCGGCTGGACGAGGTCGGCAACGTCCGCGCGCCCGCCGACGACGGCGTCCTCCTCACGTCGCACATCGACACCGTGCCGGGCGACATCCCGGTTCGGATCGAGAAGAGCGAGGAGGGCGAAGTGCTGTGGGGCCGCGGCAGCGTCGACGCGAAGGGACCGCTGTGTTCGATGGCCGTCGCCGCCGTCCGCACCGGCGCGTCGTTCGTCGGCGTCGTCGGCGAGGAAGTCGACTCCGAGGGAGCGCGCTATCTCGTCGAAGACCGCGAGAGCGCGCCCGACGCCGTCGTCAACGGCGAGCCCTCCGGCTGGGAGGGCATCACGCTCGGCTACCGCGGACTGCTGGCGGGCACCTACGTCGCCACCAGCGAGTCCGGCCACTCCTCCCGCCCGGAGAACAACGCGATCCAGGACGCCATCGACTGGTGGTCGGCCGTCGAGGCGGAGTTCGACCCCGACGACTGGCTCCCCGTCTTCGAGCGGGTCACCTGCAAACCCGTCGATATCGACGGCGGCACCTCCGAGGATGGGCTGAGCGTCGAGACGACGATGGACGTCCAGTTGCGCGTCCCGCCGGAGTACACCACCGACGAGATTCGGGAGATAGCGGACGGCTACCTCGGCAACGGCACCGTCAACTGGGACGACCAGGTCGAACCCGTGATGCAGAGCCCCCGGACGAGCGTCGCCCGGGCGTTCCGAGCCGCCATCCGACAGCACGACGGCGACCCGACGCTACTGCGGAAGACCGGGACCAGCGACATGAACGTCTTCGCTCAGTCGTGGGACTGCCCGATGGCGACCTACGGTCCCGGCGACTCCGACCTGGATCACGCGCCCAACGAACACATCCACCTCGCGGAGTACGACCGCGCGGTGAGCGTCCTCACGGACGTGACCGAACGCCTGCTGTGA
- a CDS encoding acetylglutamate/acetylaminoadipate kinase, translating to MTVVIKVGGARAVDPAGALADVASLVADGEDVVVVHGGSTKVDETLERLGIEPEYVETPSGVVGRFTDEATMEVFEMAFGHLNTQLVAGLQSEGVDAVGLNGVDGKLLYGPRKSAVRVVEDGKKKIRRGDHSGTIKRVNGDLLESLLSDGYTPVAAPPMAGDDDGEIIPVNTDADRSAAAIAAELDATLILLTDVEGVFADADDPSTLIESVETAEEWADLEAAAEGFMGRKVMAVEEALTGGASEAVVADANADEPITSALEGSGTHMHASAVQEDNE from the coding sequence ATGACAGTAGTTATCAAAGTCGGTGGCGCTCGCGCTGTTGACCCGGCGGGGGCGCTGGCGGACGTGGCATCGTTAGTGGCCGACGGTGAGGACGTCGTCGTGGTTCACGGCGGCTCCACCAAGGTCGACGAGACGCTCGAACGGTTGGGCATCGAACCGGAGTACGTCGAGACGCCCAGCGGCGTCGTCGGCCGTTTCACCGACGAAGCCACGATGGAAGTATTCGAGATGGCGTTCGGTCACCTCAACACGCAACTCGTCGCCGGCCTCCAGAGCGAGGGCGTCGACGCCGTCGGGCTGAACGGCGTCGACGGGAAGTTGCTCTACGGCCCCCGCAAGTCCGCGGTCAGGGTCGTCGAGGACGGCAAGAAGAAGATCCGCCGCGGCGACCACTCGGGCACGATCAAGCGGGTCAACGGCGACCTGCTGGAGTCGCTCCTTTCGGACGGCTACACGCCGGTCGCCGCGCCGCCGATGGCCGGGGACGACGACGGCGAGATTATCCCCGTCAACACCGACGCCGACCGCTCGGCGGCCGCCATCGCCGCCGAACTCGACGCGACGCTCATCCTGCTGACCGACGTCGAGGGCGTCTTCGCCGACGCCGACGACCCCTCGACGCTCATCGAATCCGTCGAGACGGCCGAGGAGTGGGCCGATCTCGAAGCCGCCGCCGAGGGGTTCATGGGTCGAAAGGTCATGGCCGTCGAGGAGGCGCTGACCGGCGGCGCGAGCGAGGCGGTGGTCGCCGACGCCAACGCCGACGAGCCGATAACCTCGGCCCTCGAAGGCAGCGGAACGCATATGCACGCGAGCGCGGTTCAGGAGGACAACGAATGA
- the argC gene encoding N-acetyl-gamma-glutamyl-phosphate reductase, producing the protein MTYSASVVGGSGFTGGELLRLLDGHPEFELEQATSRSKANKTIGHQHPNLRHSDLRFSSPEELESVDVLFAATPHGVSMEQIDAFQDAAGTVVDLSADFRLDTAEQYDEWYDGHTRPDLLEASEYALPELNRDNLAGADLIASGGCNATATILGLLPLFEADILSGDEQVVVDVKVGSSEGGAGGGEASSHPERSGVVRPYAPTGHRHEAEIQQFLGVDVSFTVHAVDMVRGASATCHVFPDGPISKGDLWGAYRGEYEDEPFVELVAGGGGVYRYPEPKAVAGTNKAEVGFELDPANKRLVVFSAIDNMMKGSAGQAVHAANVALGIEETAGLEFQGLHPVGAP; encoded by the coding sequence ATGACGTACTCCGCGAGCGTCGTCGGCGGCTCCGGCTTCACCGGCGGCGAACTGCTCCGCCTGCTCGACGGCCACCCCGAGTTCGAACTCGAACAGGCCACGAGCCGGTCGAAGGCCAACAAGACGATCGGTCACCAGCACCCGAACCTCCGGCACTCGGATCTTCGCTTCTCCTCGCCCGAGGAACTGGAGTCCGTGGACGTGCTGTTCGCCGCGACGCCCCACGGCGTCTCGATGGAGCAGATAGACGCCTTTCAGGACGCCGCCGGGACGGTCGTGGACCTCTCGGCCGATTTCCGCTTGGACACCGCAGAACAGTACGACGAGTGGTACGACGGGCACACGCGCCCGGACCTGCTCGAAGCGAGCGAGTACGCGCTGCCCGAACTCAACCGCGACAACCTCGCGGGCGCGGACCTGATCGCCTCCGGCGGCTGTAACGCCACGGCGACGATCCTGGGGCTGCTGCCGCTGTTCGAGGCCGATATCCTCTCGGGCGACGAGCAGGTCGTCGTCGACGTGAAGGTCGGCTCCAGCGAGGGCGGGGCCGGCGGCGGCGAGGCCTCCTCTCATCCCGAGCGCTCGGGCGTCGTCCGCCCCTACGCCCCGACGGGCCACCGCCACGAGGCCGAGATCCAGCAGTTCCTCGGCGTCGACGTCTCCTTCACCGTCCACGCGGTGGACATGGTCCGCGGCGCGAGCGCGACCTGTCACGTCTTCCCCGACGGGCCCATCTCGAAGGGCGACCTCTGGGGCGCGTACAGAGGCGAGTACGAGGACGAACCGTTCGTCGAACTGGTGGCGGGCGGTGGCGGCGTCTACCGCTACCCCGAACCGAAGGCCGTCGCGGGGACGAACAAGGCCGAAGTCGGTTTCGAACTCGACCCCGCGAACAAGCGACTGGTCGTCTTCTCGGCCATCGACAACATGATGAAGGGGTCGGCCGGTCAGGCCGTCCACGCGGCCAACGTCGCGCTCGGCATCGAAGAGACGGCGGGACTGGAGTTCCAGGGACTCCACCCCGTCGGCGCGCCGTAA
- the argH gene encoding argininosuccinate lyase — MSDGEDPTSEPDDETVVRRDRFAGGPARSFLSSLADDERIFAADLAVDRAHVVMLAEQGIVDEATVGEILAALDEVEAAGHGDLSDGEDVHEAIESAVIDRVGPEGGKMHTARSRNDEVAACIRYRLREDVLDLLSTLVGAREQLLAVASDHDETVMPGYTHLQPAQPTTVAHWVLSYEQALQRDTGRLLDAYERINQSPLGAAAFAGTPFEVNRERTAELLGFDSVAENSMDASATRDFLVETISAVAALATTLSSLAEDVIVMASKDHVELDDDYSSTSSIMPQKKNPDTLELVRGRTGDATAGLNGLLTNLKGQPRAYNRDLQRAGRHAWDAIDSVTDSVEVAAGAVATADWPAETLEAAAGEGFATATGVADLLAMAGVPFRTAHEVVAEAAAGLDADEDAPDYEALSAVAEDVLGDPLSQFVEREAVERALDPTESVAMRDSRGGPAPAAVAEQVSDAEDVLTAHRETVESRRDAVERATDRRQTEVSRYA; from the coding sequence ATGAGCGACGGAGAGGACCCCACCTCGGAGCCAGACGACGAGACGGTCGTCCGCCGCGACCGCTTCGCCGGCGGGCCGGCCCGCTCGTTCCTCTCCTCGCTCGCCGACGACGAGCGCATCTTCGCGGCCGACCTCGCGGTGGACCGCGCCCACGTCGTGATGCTCGCCGAGCAGGGCATCGTCGACGAAGCGACGGTCGGCGAGATCCTGGCCGCCCTCGACGAGGTCGAGGCGGCGGGTCACGGCGACCTCTCCGACGGCGAAGACGTCCACGAGGCCATCGAGAGCGCGGTCATCGACCGAGTCGGGCCGGAGGGCGGGAAGATGCACACCGCCCGCTCGCGCAACGACGAGGTGGCCGCGTGCATCCGGTACCGCCTGCGCGAGGACGTCCTCGACCTGCTCTCGACGCTCGTCGGCGCGCGCGAGCAGTTGCTCGCGGTGGCGAGCGACCACGACGAGACGGTGATGCCTGGCTACACGCACCTCCAGCCCGCGCAGCCGACGACGGTGGCTCACTGGGTGCTCTCCTACGAACAGGCGCTCCAGCGAGACACCGGTCGGCTGCTCGATGCCTACGAGCGCATCAACCAGAGTCCGCTGGGCGCGGCCGCCTTCGCCGGGACGCCGTTCGAGGTGAACCGCGAGCGAACCGCCGAACTGCTCGGGTTCGACTCCGTAGCGGAGAACTCGATGGACGCCTCGGCGACCCGCGACTTCCTCGTGGAGACGATCAGCGCCGTCGCCGCGCTGGCGACGACGCTGTCGAGTCTCGCCGAGGACGTGATCGTGATGGCCAGCAAGGACCACGTCGAACTCGACGACGACTACTCCTCGACGAGTTCCATCATGCCACAGAAGAAGAACCCCGACACGCTGGAACTGGTGCGGGGTCGCACCGGCGACGCGACCGCCGGGCTGAACGGCCTGCTGACCAACCTCAAGGGCCAGCCGCGCGCGTACAACCGCGACCTGCAACGCGCGGGCCGGCACGCGTGGGACGCCATCGACAGCGTGACCGACAGCGTCGAGGTCGCGGCGGGCGCGGTGGCGACGGCCGACTGGCCCGCCGAGACGCTCGAAGCCGCGGCCGGGGAGGGCTTCGCCACCGCGACCGGCGTCGCGGACCTGCTGGCGATGGCTGGCGTCCCGTTCCGCACCGCCCACGAGGTCGTGGCGGAGGCGGCCGCCGGGCTCGACGCGGACGAGGACGCCCCGGACTACGAGGCGCTCTCGGCGGTCGCCGAGGACGTGTTGGGCGACCCCCTTTCCCAGTTCGTCGAGCGCGAGGCCGTCGAGCGGGCGCTCGATCCGACCGAGAGCGTCGCCATGCGCGACTCCCGCGGCGGGCCCGCGCCCGCGGCCGTCGCCGAACAGGTGTCGGACGCGGAAGACGTTCTGACGGCGCACCGAGAGACGGTCGAATCGCGGCGAGACGCCGTCGAACGCGCGACAGACCGCCGGCAGACGGAGGTGAGTCGCTATGCGTGA
- the lysW gene encoding lysine biosynthesis protein LysW yields the protein MAECIECGADVSLHDNLEVGEIVDCSTCGAELEVVATDPVELDSAPELEEDWGE from the coding sequence ATGGCAGAATGCATCGAGTGCGGGGCCGACGTGTCCCTGCACGACAACCTCGAAGTCGGAGAGATCGTCGACTGTTCCACCTGTGGCGCCGAGCTCGAAGTCGTCGCCACGGACCCCGTCGAGCTCGACAGCGCGCCCGAGCTCGAAGAGGACTGGGGTGAGTGA